GTTCGAGGTGCTTTGCGGCGCGCTGCTGCTTGCGGGGCTGCTCACGCGCCTGGCCGCGATTCCGATAGTCGCAATTATGCTTACAGCGATTGCGACCACGAAGATCCCGATACTGCTGGGCCGCGATTTCCTGGGCTTCAAGGTGCGCCAGCTTTCGGAGTATGGCTTCTGGAGCATGGCCCACGAATCGCGGACCGATTTCGCGATGCTGATGGGGGCGCTTTTCCTGCTCTGGGTCGGGGCGGGGCCGTGGTCGGCGGACGCGCGGCTCTTGCGGCGAAGCCATTGAAATCCAACAAATCGAGGTAGGTATTTGTATGGAACAGACAACGAACCAACAGCCGGGTCTCCGCCGCGAGTTGGGCACGCCCGGCGCGGTATTGATGGGGCTGGGATCCATCCTGGGC
This is a stretch of genomic DNA from Candidatus Hydrogenedentota bacterium. It encodes these proteins:
- a CDS encoding DoxX family protein; its protein translation is MRSEAPAAAVLIRLSVGAVFLSEGLQKFMYPESLGAGRFERMGYESAAWIAPMVGGFEVLCGALLLAGLLTRLAAIPIVAIMLTAIATTKIPILLGRDFLGFKVRQLSEYGFWSMAHESRTDFAMLMGALFLLWVGAGPWSADARLLRRSH